In one window of Ruminococcus hominis DNA:
- a CDS encoding patatin-like phospholipase family protein, translating to MNKIKKGLVMEGGAMRGMFTAGVIDVLLENNIVFDGAVGVSAGAVFGCNYKSKQIGRAIRYNKTYCNDPRYVSLRSFLQTGNLYNEQFAYHEVPEILDPFDSHTFASNPMEFYVVCTDMVTGNAVYHRCEHGTTEDIEWMRASSSMPLVSKVVKIDNLSLSDGGTADSIPIRFLEQQGYNKNIVILTQPKGFVKKRNSFLPILRVALRKYPALLRTLSNRHITYNETLKYIETQQNAGNLFVIQPPEALNIGAVEHRPEELERVYQIGRHEAQRELQHIIRFLN from the coding sequence TTGAATAAGATAAAAAAAGGATTAGTCATGGAAGGCGGTGCCATGCGTGGAATGTTCACTGCCGGAGTAATCGATGTTCTCCTTGAAAACAACATCGTTTTTGATGGTGCTGTCGGAGTATCAGCAGGAGCAGTTTTTGGATGCAATTATAAATCAAAGCAGATAGGTCGTGCAATACGTTATAACAAAACATACTGCAATGACCCGAGATATGTTAGCCTTCGTTCATTTCTTCAAACGGGAAATCTATATAACGAACAATTTGCTTATCATGAAGTACCAGAAATATTAGACCCTTTTGATTCACATACTTTTGCTTCCAATCCAATGGAATTCTATGTTGTTTGTACCGATATGGTAACAGGTAATGCAGTATATCATCGTTGTGAGCATGGAACTACCGAAGATATTGAATGGATGAGAGCCTCTTCTTCCATGCCTCTTGTATCAAAAGTTGTAAAAATAGATAATTTATCTTTATCTGATGGTGGCACAGCTGATTCCATCCCGATACGATTTTTGGAACAACAGGGTTACAATAAAAACATAGTTATTCTGACTCAGCCAAAAGGATTTGTAAAAAAACGCAATTCGTTTCTCCCTATATTGCGTGTTGCCTTACGTAAGTATCCTGCATTACTTCGTACTCTCAGTAATCGACATATTACCTACAATGAAACATTGAAGTATATAGAAACCCAGCAAAATGCCGGAAATCTATTTGTAATACAACCACCTGAAGCTCTAAACATTGGAGCTGTGGAACACAGACCGGAAGAATTAGAACGTGTATATCAAATTGGAAGACATGAAGCACAGCGTGAACTGCAACATATTATAAGATTTCTCAATTGA
- a CDS encoding MBL fold metallo-hydrolase produces the protein MKETFFSTEIADGIFLISVTNKSNIAMEELVKPQKATANSYLVVGEEKALLFDLAINQENLWDYACSLTDRPVQVVLSHGHVDHIFYLNKREEVWLHPDDMDMVKNGVPGVNEPTHPCPVLHSLNEGDVIELGNRKLTVYHIPGHTPGSILLLDQKTKLLLSGDSVARRLLFGVGSDVKLEPFCKKVERLKKIDFKEAYSAHDRCALPKSHLNRMLQTIEETQKNGKKMKIPFVGEFKTYKYGKETELDYCDVAIFTSQKKDKK, from the coding sequence TTGAAGGAAACATTTTTTTCAACAGAAATCGCAGATGGAATTTTTCTGATATCTGTGACAAATAAATCAAATATTGCGATGGAGGAACTGGTAAAACCACAAAAGGCAACTGCAAATTCTTATCTCGTTGTCGGAGAAGAAAAGGCATTGCTCTTCGACTTAGCAATCAATCAGGAAAATCTGTGGGATTATGCGTGCTCCCTGACAGACAGACCGGTTCAAGTGGTATTAAGCCATGGACATGTGGATCATATTTTTTATCTGAATAAGAGAGAAGAGGTATGGCTCCATCCCGATGACATGGATATGGTGAAAAATGGAGTTCCCGGAGTGAATGAACCAACTCATCCTTGTCCTGTGTTGCATTCGCTAAATGAGGGAGATGTGATAGAATTGGGAAACAGAAAATTGACGGTTTATCATATTCCGGGACATACACCGGGAAGCATTCTGCTTCTAGATCAAAAAACAAAGCTTCTTTTGTCGGGTGATTCTGTAGCAAGAAGACTGCTCTTCGGTGTGGGAAGCGATGTAAAATTAGAGCCGTTTTGCAAAAAAGTGGAGCGGTTAAAGAAAATAGATTTTAAGGAAGCATATTCAGCACACGATAGATGTGCTTTGCCAAAAAGTCATCTCAACAGAATGTTGCAGACCATTGAGGAAACTCAAAAAAATGGAAAGAAAATGAAAATTCCGTTTGTAGGTGAATTCAAAACTTATAAATACGGGAAAGAAACAGAGTTGGACTATTGTGATGTTGCAATTTTCACATCGCAAAAAAAGGATAAAAAATAG
- a CDS encoding MFS transporter, protein MSKKSKDMSQNAKVGFGEHLAYGIGGGFATNAVNLFIGAFLIVYLTEIMKINPGVAAGIVGVSKFLDGISDLIAGRIIDKTHSKFGKARVWLLRMIPCTVISLLLLYLMPSSLTGTAQIVYVFVMYNLVSTGCYTFSYVAFMALNGLMTTNQKSRGLNGGINMVGNVIASLLGNATIITALKLLSSDPSFSPYGDRTGWIKLLVIWMIVGMLAQVLIVFGTRERVIENAGKDDGKESKKAEVSVFTTLKALFKNKYWIYNIIIAVVIQFLMGATGSTTSYYMTYVVGDAEFYQVFSTANSLAMLGFMLVGFPIMAKLGKRNAVLGGLIIRGIGTLLPLFSSAKPILLVAGVIGGAGYGIAGCAFASIIQDTLTYGEWKNGYSMIGMGNAANSFAGKIGNSLGTIVLGLVMNASGYVAGAAQQTASALMGFKVMFIFLPAAMIVLAIVAAALYDLDKIYPQIAADLAEGKYAPGVTAYGEKKES, encoded by the coding sequence ATGAGCAAAAAGAGTAAAGATATGTCACAAAATGCAAAAGTAGGATTTGGCGAACATCTTGCATACGGTATAGGAGGGGGATTTGCCACAAATGCGGTAAACCTTTTCATCGGTGCATTCTTAATTGTATATCTAACAGAAATTATGAAAATCAATCCGGGGGTTGCTGCGGGAATTGTCGGTGTATCAAAGTTTTTGGATGGTATTTCAGATTTGATTGCAGGACGAATCATTGACAAGACACACAGCAAATTTGGAAAAGCCAGAGTCTGGCTGCTTCGTATGATTCCGTGTACAGTTATTTCGTTACTGTTATTGTATCTGATGCCAAGCAGTCTCACGGGTACGGCACAGATTGTATATGTATTTGTGATGTACAATCTTGTTTCTACAGGATGTTATACGTTCAGTTATGTAGCGTTTATGGCATTAAACGGTCTTATGACAACGAATCAGAAATCCCGTGGTTTAAACGGCGGTATCAACATGGTAGGAAATGTAATTGCAAGCTTACTTGGAAATGCAACGATTATCACTGCATTAAAACTTTTAAGCTCAGACCCTTCGTTCTCACCATATGGAGACAGAACTGGATGGATTAAATTGCTAGTCATCTGGATGATTGTCGGAATGCTTGCGCAGGTTCTGATTGTATTTGGAACGAGAGAACGTGTGATTGAAAATGCAGGTAAAGACGATGGGAAAGAAAGTAAGAAAGCAGAAGTGTCTGTATTTACAACATTAAAAGCACTCTTTAAAAACAAGTATTGGATTTATAATATTATTATTGCAGTAGTGATTCAGTTCCTCATGGGAGCAACCGGATCTACAACATCCTATTATATGACATATGTAGTAGGAGATGCGGAATTCTATCAGGTGTTTTCTACCGCAAATTCTCTGGCAATGCTTGGATTTATGCTGGTGGGATTCCCAATCATGGCAAAACTTGGAAAGCGTAACGCGGTACTGGGTGGTCTTATTATACGTGGTATTGGTACATTACTTCCATTGTTTTCGAGTGCAAAGCCAATTTTGCTTGTAGCAGGTGTGATCGGTGGAGCTGGATATGGGATTGCAGGATGTGCGTTTGCATCTATCATTCAGGATACATTGACTTACGGCGAATGGAAAAACGGTTATAGTATGATTGGTATGGGAAATGCCGCAAACTCTTTTGCAGGAAAAATCGGAAACAGCCTTGGAACTATCGTACTCGGTTTGGTTATGAATGCTTCCGGATATGTAGCAGGAGCTGCGCAGCAGACTGCTTCTGCATTGATGGGATTTAAGGTTATGTTTATCTTCCTTCCGGCAGCAATGATCGTCCTGGCAATCGTTGCAGCAGCTCTCTATGATTTGGATAAAATTTATCCACAGATTGCTGCCGATCTTGCAGAAGGAAAATATGCGCCTGGTGTAACTGCGTATGGTGAAAAGAAAGAGTCATAA
- a CDS encoding alpha-L-rhamnosidase → MEIYAVKINGIENPLGYLYDTLICSWKVRGVSGKKQTNVEIQVALEANMQNVIYELNSPKLDSLGVPLKLELTPHTRYYYQVIVTTDANETVQSEVCWFETAKLAEEWSADWIGIEENDSIHPEFLKRFSISKKISQARLYICGLGVFEAQINGKKVGNDVMAPFINDYKEHIQYCTYDVTEHLSEKNEILVQLGKGWYMGHFGLTNVAYGMKTFGLIAEVYIQYEDGSVEVIGTDESWNYRGSVFEKTCIYDGETQNYLLWDGKENPWRSAKRIDALATLVERYSPGLHDMESLSVKDVIHTPAGENVLDFGQNFAGVVECTQQIPKGTTMKWEFGEVLQDGNFYHENYRTAKSEFVYTSDGCDRTIRPKFTFFGFRYVKVSGLEEVDGSCFTGKAIYSEMDRTGEIETGNVKINRLHENVVWGLKSNFIDMPTDCPQRDERLGWTGDAQVFCRTAGYLMDTRSFYAKFIRDLRSDQMRNNGKAAIYLPNEFPGLCASVWSDIATFLPDMLYDYYGSKDMLACHYPLMKDWVDCIRREDQNRGEKHLWDFGFQFGDWLALDGATEQSTFGATDSGYIASVYYYASTSYVAKAAKVLGYEEAKEYEQLAESIKTAILDEYFTTSGRIAVDTQTGYLVALKFGIYRDKNKMIEALRTRIKKDCYRIKGGFVGATMMNTVLADCGMEDLAYDFLFFEGFPGWLYAVNLGATTIWERWNSILPDGKISGTGMNSLNHYSYGSVMEFVYRHSMGLIPVEPGFKKVCLAPKPDVRMGYFKGSFDSAAGRYVSQWEIKKNGVLSFHIEIPFGCEAEVVLPEQEAKVLPAGSYDFEIMTKRDYLALYSGTTPVERLLDNPKAVEILDKYLPGYIASIDRNDLEAMNKSIVDQRTRAMLFRQPTESYEKAIEEISKIHV, encoded by the coding sequence ATGGAAATATATGCAGTAAAAATTAATGGAATTGAGAATCCATTAGGTTATCTATACGATACACTCATCTGCTCTTGGAAGGTGCGCGGAGTATCTGGAAAAAAGCAGACAAATGTGGAGATTCAAGTTGCATTGGAAGCAAATATGCAAAATGTGATTTACGAGTTGAATTCGCCAAAACTTGATTCATTGGGCGTACCATTAAAATTAGAATTGACTCCTCACACACGATATTATTATCAGGTAATTGTGACAACAGATGCAAATGAAACAGTACAAAGTGAGGTGTGCTGGTTTGAGACTGCAAAACTAGCTGAAGAATGGAGTGCAGATTGGATTGGTATTGAAGAAAATGATAGTATACATCCTGAATTCCTGAAAAGATTTTCAATATCTAAAAAAATCTCGCAGGCGCGTCTGTACATCTGTGGTCTTGGTGTATTCGAAGCACAAATCAATGGTAAAAAGGTTGGAAACGATGTTATGGCACCATTTATCAATGATTATAAAGAGCATATTCAATATTGTACATATGATGTAACAGAACATTTAAGCGAGAAAAACGAAATTTTAGTACAGCTTGGAAAAGGCTGGTATATGGGACACTTCGGCTTAACAAATGTTGCTTATGGCATGAAGACTTTCGGCCTGATTGCAGAAGTTTATATCCAATATGAGGATGGAAGCGTGGAAGTAATCGGAACAGATGAGAGTTGGAATTATCGCGGAAGTGTATTTGAGAAAACATGTATCTATGACGGTGAAACACAAAATTATCTCTTATGGGATGGAAAAGAAAATCCATGGCGCAGTGCGAAAAGAATTGATGCATTGGCAACATTAGTGGAACGCTATTCGCCGGGACTTCATGATATGGAAAGTCTGTCAGTGAAGGATGTGATTCATACACCGGCAGGAGAAAATGTTCTGGACTTTGGTCAAAACTTTGCCGGTGTGGTTGAGTGCACACAGCAGATTCCAAAGGGAACAACTATGAAATGGGAGTTTGGGGAAGTTTTACAGGATGGTAATTTTTATCATGAGAATTATCGAACAGCAAAATCAGAATTTGTCTATACATCGGATGGCTGTGACAGAACGATTCGCCCAAAGTTTACATTCTTTGGATTCCGTTATGTAAAGGTTTCAGGTTTAGAAGAGGTTGATGGCTCTTGCTTCACCGGTAAAGCAATCTATTCGGAAATGGATCGAACAGGAGAAATCGAAACAGGAAATGTTAAAATTAACAGACTTCACGAAAATGTAGTTTGGGGATTGAAATCAAATTTTATAGATATGCCTACGGATTGTCCGCAGAGAGACGAAAGACTCGGCTGGACAGGTGATGCACAGGTATTTTGCCGTACTGCAGGTTATTTGATGGATACACGCAGCTTTTATGCCAAATTTATTCGTGATCTTCGTTCGGATCAGATGCGAAACAACGGAAAAGCTGCTATTTATCTTCCAAATGAATTTCCTGGTCTGTGCGCAAGCGTGTGGAGTGATATTGCTACCTTCTTGCCGGATATGCTTTATGATTACTATGGAAGCAAGGACATGCTTGCATGCCACTATCCATTGATGAAGGACTGGGTGGATTGTATCAGAAGAGAAGACCAGAACAGGGGAGAAAAACATCTCTGGGATTTTGGATTCCAGTTTGGAGACTGGCTTGCTTTAGACGGTGCAACAGAACAGAGTACATTTGGCGCAACAGATTCCGGTTATATTGCTTCAGTATACTACTATGCGTCTACAAGCTATGTGGCAAAAGCAGCAAAGGTACTTGGTTATGAAGAGGCAAAGGAATATGAGCAGCTGGCAGAAAGTATTAAGACTGCCATCTTGGATGAATATTTTACAACAAGCGGAAGAATTGCGGTTGATACGCAGACCGGTTATCTTGTTGCATTGAAGTTTGGCATTTATCGTGATAAGAATAAAATGATTGAGGCATTAAGAACTCGTATTAAAAAAGACTGTTATCGCATCAAAGGAGGTTTTGTAGGTGCTACGATGATGAATACTGTTCTAGCTGACTGTGGAATGGAAGATCTTGCATACGATTTCCTATTCTTTGAAGGTTTTCCTGGATGGCTCTATGCAGTAAATCTCGGAGCAACCACTATCTGGGAGCGATGGAATTCAATCTTACCTGACGGAAAGATTAGCGGAACAGGAATGAACTCCTTAAATCATTACTCTTATGGTTCGGTTATGGAATTTGTATATCGTCATTCGATGGGGCTGATTCCGGTAGAACCTGGATTTAAAAAAGTATGTCTTGCGCCAAAACCGGATGTAAGAATGGGTTACTTCAAAGGCTCCTTTGATTCAGCGGCAGGTCGTTATGTATCACAGTGGGAGATTAAGAAAAACGGAGTCTTGTCATTCCACATAGAAATCCCATTTGGCTGTGAGGCAGAAGTGGTATTACCTGAGCAGGAAGCAAAAGTGCTTCCTGCAGGAAGTTATGATTTCGAAATTATGACGAAGAGAGATTATCTTGCACTGTATTCCGGAACAACTCCGGTAGAAAGATTATTGGATAATCCAAAGGCAGTAGAAATTCTTGATAAATATCTACCAGGATATATTGCATCCATCGACCGGAATGATTTGGAAGCAATGAATAAATCAATCGTAGATCAGAGAACGCGTGCAATGCTATTCAGACAACCAACGGAAAGTTATGAAAAAGCAATTGAAGAGATTAGCAAAATTCATGTATAA